In the Stakelama saccharophila genome, CTCGGCACGCTGACGGCGGTGCGCGGGCTGGTGCTGATCCTCACCGGCGGGCGCTCGCTGATGGTCGAGAATCCGGACGTGCTGGCGCATATGCTCGCCTTCGAAAGCACGCGCGTGCCGCTGTTCTGGCCGGCGCTGGCCATCGCCGTCGCGGTGGTCGGGACCGGCATCATGCGCCGCAGACCGCTGCCGATCGCTGCGGGGCTTGCCGTTGGCGCGCTTGCGCTGCTCGCCGGGCCGGGCGTGGCGGTGGCCGCGCCGGTCGTCTATCTTGCGATCTTCACCCTCGTCATGTGGGCGGTGCTGCGCTTCACCGTGATCGGCCGCCGCCTCTATGCCGTGGGCGGCAATGCCGAGGCCGCGCGGCTGTCGGGCGTCAACGTGCACGCCTACAAGCTGGCGGCGTTCGTGCTGTCGAGCGTGGCGGCGGGTTTTGCCGGCGTGCTGTTCGGGTGCCGGCTGGGCGCGATCAATCCCACCGCGCTTCAGGGCAGCGAGCTTACCGTCATCGCCGCCGCCATTCTGGGCGGCACCTCGCTGTTCGGCGGTGCCGGCAGCGTGGTGAAGACCGTGGTCGGCGCGCTTTTGCTCTTCACCCTAACCAACGGGTTCAACGTCCTCAATCTCGGCGCCAATTATCAGGGGCTGATCGAAGGCGTCGTGGTCGTCGCCGCGGCCGCGATCTACACGGTCGGCGGCAATCGTCGCCGCGTGCGCAGACCGGTCGCCGACACCGCACCCGAAGCGCCCCCGGTTTCCGAAGGAGCGCCCGCATGACCCGCCCGCGTCTGAAGATCGCGGTTCGCCGGTTCGAACCCTTCGAACGCGCCATCGCCAAGCAGTTCGACCATTTCTGCCGCACTACCGGTTGCGAGGCGGAACTGGAGGCGCAGGCGATGGACCTCAACGCGCTGCACGATGCGATCATCGGGTCGGGCGGGCTGGGCGACGGTAGCTGGGACATCGCCTTCATGGCGACCGACTGGCTGGCCGAAGCACAGGCGGCGGGACTGCTGGAAGATTTGACCCCGCACATGGCGCGTGCGGCAGTGCCCGATTTCCCGCACGGATGGAGCCCTTCGCTTACCGGGCTTCAGGGCTTTGCCGGCGGTTATTGGGGGCTACCCTATCATGACGGTCCCGAATGCCTTGTCTATCGCACCGACCTGCTCGCCGAAGCGGGGATCGCGGTGCCCGCCGACTGGGACGCGTTCCACGAGGCCGCGCGCAGGCTGCACGCGCCGGAACAGGGCCGTTACGGCACCGTGCTCGCGCTCTATCCCGACGGGCATAACGGCTTCTACGATTTCTGCATCCATATCTGGTCGCGCGGCGGCGAGGTGTTCGACCGCAACGGCCGCCCCGATTTCACGTCCGCGCAGGCCCGTGCCGCGCTGGATTTCATCCGCGGCCTCGCTGCCGATACCGGCGCGATGGTGCCCGATCCGCGTGCGCTGGACAGCGTGCAATCGGGTCTTCTGTTCGCCGAAGGCAAGGTGGCGATGATGGCCAACTGGTTCGGCTTCGCCGCCTATGGCGACACCGCGCCGGACAGCAAGGTGAAGGGCAAGGTGGACGTTGCGCCGTTGCCCGCCGGTCCGGGCGGGCGCAGCGTCTCGCTCAACGTCTTCTGGGTGCTGGCGATGGGCAGCGGCGCGGCCGACAAGCCGCTCGCCTGGGATTTCATGCGCCACTGCGCGCGCGCCGACATGGACCTGATCACGACGAGAGAGGGCGCCATCGGAACGCGCAAGTCGACCTGGGCCGACAAGGGGGTCAATGCGGAAATCCCCTATTATCACCGGCTCGACTGGTTGCACGAACATGCCCGCGAACTGCCGCTGACGCCGAAGCTCGCGGCGATTTCGCACATCGTCGACGATCTACTCACCAAGGCGACGACCGGCGAGGCATCGACGGCGGACCTGCTTGCCGAGGCGCAGGTCCGGGCGGAGGCGCTATGATCGCCGCGCAGCTTCAGCAACATTGGCCGATGCCGGCCGCGCCGCGGCCGATCGTCATCATCGGCACCGGCGGAATCGTGAAGGACGCGCACCTGCCCGCCTATCGCAAGGCAGGGTTCACGGTGGCGGGTCTGTTCGATCGCGACCGGGAACGCGCACAGGCGCTGGCGGACGAATGGCGCGTGCCCAGGGTCTTCGCCTCGATCGAGGAAGCGGCGGATCAGGAGGCGGTGTTCGACATTGCCGCTCCTCCGGTGGCCCATGCCGACATCCTGCGCGCGCTGCCCGGCGGCGCGAACGTGCTCCTGCAAAAGCCGATGGGCCTGAACCTCGAACAGGCGACGCGAATCCGCGACGCGGTGCACGAAGGCGGGCTGACCGCGGCGGTCAATTTCCAGCTTCGCTATTCGGCGATGATGCTGGGCATCGCCGACGCCATCCGGCAGGGGCGGCTGGGCGAACTGGTCGAGATCGAGGTGCATATCAACCTCGTCACGCCCTGGCACCTGTTCCCGCATCTGAAGGCCAATCCGCGCGTAGAGATCGTATCGCATTCGATCCATTATCTCGACACGATCCGCGCGCTGGCGGGCGATCCGACGGCAGCGCTCGCGCGCAGCTTCTCACACCCGTCAAGCGAACTGACCGATACGCGTACTTCGATCATCCTCGATTACGACAGGCCGCTTCGCGTCACCTTGTCGATCAACCACCATCATGATTTCGGCCGCAAGTTCCAGGACGCCAGCTTCCGCGTCGAGGGAACGGAGGGCGCGGCGATGGCGAAACTGGGCGTGCTGCTCGACTATCCGGCCGGCGAACCCGACGAATTGTGGCTCGCGCCGCGCGGCGGCCCCTGGGAACAGGTGCCGCTTTCGGGGGCGTGGTTCCCCGACGCCTTTATCGGCCCGATGGCCAATCTGCAGCGCTTTGCCGGTGGTGAGGACGACCGCCTCGCCACACATGTCGACGACGCCTGGCGCACGATGGCGTTGGTCGAGTCTTGCTACCGGGCGAACCGACAAGCCGGCACCCCCGTGCCGGCCGAATGACAGGGGATTCAAGTGACCGACCTTAGCGGAAAGACAGCATTCGTGACCGCCGCAGCGCAGGGCATCGGCCGTGCATCGGTACTCGCGCTCGCCGCCGCAGGCGCGCGGGTCGTCGCCACCGACATCAACCCGGACGCGCTTGCCGGGCTCAAGGGCGACGGCATCGAGACGCGCCGGCTCGACGTGCTCGATGCCGACGCCATAGACCGTTGCATTGCCGAGACCGGCCCCGTCGACATCCTCTTCAACTGCGCGGGCGTGGTGCATGGCGGCACTATCCTGGAGGCGAGCGACGAGGATCTCGACTTCGCCTATGCGCTCAACGTGAAGGCGATGGTGCGCATGTGTCGCGCGGTGCTGCCGGCGATGATCGAAAAGGGCGACGGCGCGATCGTCAACATGGCTTCGGTCGCGTCCAGCGCGAGGGGCGTGCCCAACCGCTTCGTCTATGGCACCACCAAGGCTGCGGTGGTGGGCCTGACCAAGGCGCTGGCTGCCGATCATGTGGCGCAGGGTGTGCGCTGCAATTGCATCTGTCCCGGAACGGTCGAAACACCCTCGCTCAGGGAGCGGCTGTCCGCGCAGGGCGATTACGAGGCGACCCGCGCCGCATTCGTCGCGCGCCAGCCGATCGGCCGGATCGGCACGCCGGAAGAGATCGCCGACCTCGTCGTCTATCTGGCGGGGGCGACCTACACGACCGGTCAGGCGATCAATATCGACGGAGGCTGGACGATATGAAGCGCACGCTCCTGTTCGCGCCGTTGCTCGCGCTGGCGGCGCCGATGCCCGCACTGGCCGGTGCGGCCCCACCCGTCGCAACCCATGAAGCGGCACCGGATGTCCAGTTTTCGCGCCTCTGGCTCGGCTCCGCCTGGTATCCCGAACAATGGCCGGAGGAGCGCTGGGCCGACGATCTGCGGCTGATGAAGGGGCACGGCGCGAATGTCGTCCGCATCGGCGAATTCGCGTGGAGCCGGATGGAACCGCGCGAGGGCGAATATGACATGTCCTGGCTGGTCCGCGCGGTGCGGCTGGCCGCGAAATACGACATCAAGGTCGTGATCGGCACGCCGACCGACACCCCGCCGGCATGGATGAGCCAGAAATATCCCGATATCCTGCGCGTCACCAGCGACGGGGACCGGGTGGGGCATGGCGGGCGCCGGCAATTCTCGATCTCCAGTCCGCGCTATCGCCAATTCTGCCGCGACATCGTCTCGCGCATGGTGAAGGCGCTGGGGCACGAACCCAACGTCATCGGATGGCAGATCGGCAACGAATATACCGAGGAAAGCTACGGCCCCGCCGCACGCCAGGCATGGCATGACTGGCTGAAGGCGAAATACGGGACGCTCGATCGGCTGAACGAGGTATGGACGACCGCATACTGGTCGCAGACCTATACCGCCTGGGACCAGGTGCCGTTCAACGACGACAAGAACAATCCCGGCCTGATGCTGGACCTGAAGCGGTTCATCACCGGCCAGTGGGTCGATTTTCAGAAGAACCAGCTCGACGTGATCCGTGCCGGCGCCGATTCCGATCAGTTCATCACGACCAATCTCGGCGGGCTGGGCTGGGCCAATCGGTTCGACCGCTATGCCATCAACCGCGACTTGGATTTCGCATCCTGGGACGATTATGTCGGCCAGGGGCATCTGAAACCCTATCGCAACGGCGCGACGCACGATCTGGTGCGCGGGTGGAAGCGCAAGAATTTCTGGGTGATGGAAACGCAGCCCGGTTTCGTGAACTGGGCGCCGGTCAGCAACATCCTGCATCCCGGCGAAACCCGCGCCATGGCGTGGCAGGCGGTCGGCCACGGGGCCGATGGCGTGCTCTACTGGCAGTGGCGCAATGCGCTCAACGGGCAGGAGACGATGCACGGTTCCGTGATCGGGCCGGGCGGCGAGCCGCTGCCCATCTATGACGAGATCAAGCGGATCGGCGAGGATTTCGCCAAGACGTCCGACGCGCTCGCCGGGACCGGGCCGGTTTCGCCGGTCGCGATCCTGCAGGACTATGACAGCCGCTGGGCGATCGATTTCCAGAAGCACCACAAGGATTACGACCAGATCGAGGTGCTGCTCGATTATTATCGGCCGCTGAAGGACGAATTGGGCGCAGTCGACATTGTCGAGGCGGCGGGGCCGCTCGACAAATACAAGCTGGTGGTCGC is a window encoding:
- a CDS encoding ABC transporter permease; the encoded protein is MSAKTDWRRTFGLREAGVYYALLILLFVLAAIGSSRGLPPYLSAENLGNIAYQASLIGIMGVAMTVMLITGAFDLSVASVAALAAAVLVGLAGSIGFVPAALAALCTAAAVGLINGAIVQFVGINAFIVTLGTLTAVRGLVLILTGGRSLMVENPDVLAHMLAFESTRVPLFWPALAIAVAVVGTGIMRRRPLPIAAGLAVGALALLAGPGVAVAAPVVYLAIFTLVMWAVLRFTVIGRRLYAVGGNAEAARLSGVNVHAYKLAAFVLSSVAAGFAGVLFGCRLGAINPTALQGSELTVIAAAILGGTSLFGGAGSVVKTVVGALLLFTLTNGFNVLNLGANYQGLIEGVVVVAAAAIYTVGGNRRRVRRPVADTAPEAPPVSEGAPA
- a CDS encoding extracellular solute-binding protein; the encoded protein is MTRPRLKIAVRRFEPFERAIAKQFDHFCRTTGCEAELEAQAMDLNALHDAIIGSGGLGDGSWDIAFMATDWLAEAQAAGLLEDLTPHMARAAVPDFPHGWSPSLTGLQGFAGGYWGLPYHDGPECLVYRTDLLAEAGIAVPADWDAFHEAARRLHAPEQGRYGTVLALYPDGHNGFYDFCIHIWSRGGEVFDRNGRPDFTSAQARAALDFIRGLAADTGAMVPDPRALDSVQSGLLFAEGKVAMMANWFGFAAYGDTAPDSKVKGKVDVAPLPAGPGGRSVSLNVFWVLAMGSGAADKPLAWDFMRHCARADMDLITTREGAIGTRKSTWADKGVNAEIPYYHRLDWLHEHARELPLTPKLAAISHIVDDLLTKATTGEASTADLLAEAQVRAEAL
- a CDS encoding Gfo/Idh/MocA family protein; this encodes MIAAQLQQHWPMPAAPRPIVIIGTGGIVKDAHLPAYRKAGFTVAGLFDRDRERAQALADEWRVPRVFASIEEAADQEAVFDIAAPPVAHADILRALPGGANVLLQKPMGLNLEQATRIRDAVHEGGLTAAVNFQLRYSAMMLGIADAIRQGRLGELVEIEVHINLVTPWHLFPHLKANPRVEIVSHSIHYLDTIRALAGDPTAALARSFSHPSSELTDTRTSIILDYDRPLRVTLSINHHHDFGRKFQDASFRVEGTEGAAMAKLGVLLDYPAGEPDELWLAPRGGPWEQVPLSGAWFPDAFIGPMANLQRFAGGEDDRLATHVDDAWRTMALVESCYRANRQAGTPVPAE
- a CDS encoding SDR family oxidoreductase; the protein is MTDLSGKTAFVTAAAQGIGRASVLALAAAGARVVATDINPDALAGLKGDGIETRRLDVLDADAIDRCIAETGPVDILFNCAGVVHGGTILEASDEDLDFAYALNVKAMVRMCRAVLPAMIEKGDGAIVNMASVASSARGVPNRFVYGTTKAAVVGLTKALAADHVAQGVRCNCICPGTVETPSLRERLSAQGDYEATRAAFVARQPIGRIGTPEEIADLVVYLAGATYTTGQAINIDGGWTI
- a CDS encoding beta-galactosidase; this encodes MKRTLLFAPLLALAAPMPALAGAAPPVATHEAAPDVQFSRLWLGSAWYPEQWPEERWADDLRLMKGHGANVVRIGEFAWSRMEPREGEYDMSWLVRAVRLAAKYDIKVVIGTPTDTPPAWMSQKYPDILRVTSDGDRVGHGGRRQFSISSPRYRQFCRDIVSRMVKALGHEPNVIGWQIGNEYTEESYGPAARQAWHDWLKAKYGTLDRLNEVWTTAYWSQTYTAWDQVPFNDDKNNPGLMLDLKRFITGQWVDFQKNQLDVIRAGADSDQFITTNLGGLGWANRFDRYAINRDLDFASWDDYVGQGHLKPYRNGATHDLVRGWKRKNFWVMETQPGFVNWAPVSNILHPGETRAMAWQAVGHGADGVLYWQWRNALNGQETMHGSVIGPGGEPLPIYDEIKRIGEDFAKTSDALAGTGPVSPVAILQDYDSRWAIDFQKHHKDYDQIEVLLDYYRPLKDELGAVDIVEAAGPLDKYKLVVAPDLNIITDAMAKHLAGYVRGGGHLILGPRSGLKDAFNRLHLQRQPGPLADLLGGRVEQFYALDEPVAVGGGEAKIWAEDLSVKTPGAKVLLRYGKANGWIDGHPAAIERKVGKGSITYVGALIDDTLMASLMGKAMDEAGVRPDFAVPDDVELMTRRGEGRRIVILINHGRDARSVSLPASMRDLLNGGDVSAVQLEPEGVAVLERPEGK